TCGGGTCTGCAAGCTCCAAATTCCATGCCTGCGCCAAACGCTCAGCCAAATGTTGAACCTCTTCCTGCGGGATTTGGCGGGAGCGCCCTCCGTGATGAATATTGTATCGTTCTGTTTCGGTTCCTGTTTTTTGCCATGTTTCAAGGAGTGTTGCCTCCGGGTCGGGCTGTGGCACTGACGCGACCAATAAGCCTGCTATCCATACAACCACGACCAAAACGATCCCTTTCTTCATGCCAATCCTCTCCCACCGTTCTTTTTTCTCCATTGTTCACGGATGGGAGAAAAGATATACTGGCTTTTACCCTAATCAGCCGAAAAGCAGGCCAATCATACGGGACCACCCGGAGTAATCAATCAAAAAGGTGGCTAAACCATGCCCCAGCACAATGGCAAGCACTGCACGCAAAGCCTTAGCTTGCACATTTCGAGGATCGCGCAAGAAAAGATCAAGGCGAACGTTTAAAAGCACCCACCAACTGGCAGCGATGCATAAAAGGGATAACATGATGTTGACGAGGGCACTGACAGCAAGACCCGTCGTTCCTTCCATAAAAGGTCGCACTCCCTTTGTTCCATTGTTCACGATATTCCCATGCTAACCTAAAACCTGAACAAACGCAACGGTTTCAAAGAAACCGCAGGAATCATGATAAAATGGACCCGGGTCCGATTTCCGTTTTCCTTTTATCAGGGTTTGTCAGCAGCCTCACCGGTTTCAATAAAATCGTTTGACACTCTCACCTCTTCACACCCGCTCATAGGGGCAAGCACTTCTGAGTTATAATATAACAAACCCCGGACATCCGTCCGTTCAATCCTGTCGAGTGAAGGAGTCGTCCACGATGTGGATCAATTTTGGCTGTAAAGCGATATGGGCTTTTTTTGTCATCGCCTTGTTTCATTACGGCTTTACCGATGTCACCATCGCTCCCTTTCTCCCTTTGCTTGTCGCCGCCGTCTCGGTAGCACTGGTGGGAACATGGCTCGATTATTTGCTATTGCCGCATCGAAGCGTCATGACAGCCGCTCTGATCGATTTATTGGCTTTTTCGCTCCTTTTGTACGGATTGCAATATCTCTTTTCTGATTACTCCCTCACCAATCATGCCGCATTGACGATTGGCCTCATCCTGGCTTTGCTGGAATGGATGGTTCATCGTCAAATTTATCGACAACCCCGTTATCGGACACAGGAGTAAACAAATAGCCCGATCAGTGATGATCGGGTTGAGGATACGAACGTTCTATCACAAAACATTTCGGTATAATTATCCCCCTTAGGCTCCCACAGTCACCCTCACAAGTCACTTCTCGATCGATTTATTCCCATGTCAAAGGAACGATCCTGCAACCAAAAGAATGAGAAGGGATAATGCGATCACGCTCTTTTTTTCATTTTGTTCTACTCCTTCTATGGGGAGAAGAGAGGAGCTCGCAACGAACGTAAGGCTACTGACCTTTGTCAGCAGCCTTCATATCCCAATCCCTCTTGGCTTTGGTTGTCTTGACGTGAACGAGTACAATTTGGTTGATCCTGACAGAGTTCGACCGGACTCATCAATTTTGCCAGTGATCGGGCTTTTCTTATCCCCCTCCGCTCTGGATCGGGATCAAGGCAGCACCCCAATCCAGAGTCGCCAGCCAATCCAGTGTCCATTGCGGCATAAAGCCCAAAGCCAGCGTACCGACAACCGAGACCAGGATCACAATTCCCGCACCGATTGGAAGCGGAAATCGCTCCGAGGTGAGTGGGGTGCGGAAATACATCATCCGAATGACACCAAAGTAATAGTAATAGGAAACGACGGTCGTCACCAACATTAGACCGGCAAGCCACAGATGGTCGGTTCCCACCGCCCCCATCAGGATGTAAAACTTGCCGATGAAACCGGCGGTAATGGGAATCCCCGCTAGAGACACCATAAACAGCGCCATTGCCGCAGCCAGCAGTGGATTTTTACGGGAAAGGCCAGCAAAGGCATGGAGCGTTTCCGCGCCGGTACGATGTTCCACCAGCATCAGCACCACAAATGCACCCAAGGTCATAAACAGGTAAGCGATCAAATAGTAGATTAAGCTTTCAAACAGAAATCCGAGTGTGGCGAGGGGAACGAGCATATAACCGGCATGAGCCACACTGGAGTAGGCCAGCATCCGTTTGAGGTTGATTTGCCGTAGCGCAATCGTATTACCCACCACCATTGACGCCGCCGCCAAGATCAGCAGCGCCTGGGCTGACAACGGCTCTTCCATCTGGCTTTGGTAGAGGAAATAATACC
This sequence is a window from Desmospora activa DSM 45169. Protein-coding genes within it:
- a CDS encoding DUF2512 family protein, which gives rise to MWINFGCKAIWAFFVIALFHYGFTDVTIAPFLPLLVAAVSVALVGTWLDYLLLPHRSVMTAALIDLLAFSLLLYGLQYLFSDYSLTNHAALTIGLILALLEWMVHRQIYRQPRYRTQE
- a CDS encoding DUF1146 domain-containing protein — protein: MEGTTGLAVSALVNIMLSLLCIAASWWVLLNVRLDLFLRDPRNVQAKALRAVLAIVLGHGLATFLIDYSGWSRMIGLLFG